In Oscillatoria acuminata PCC 6304, a single window of DNA contains:
- a CDS encoding C39 family peptidase, with product MKKLDVPCFSPRRINPGLTCIAMCLAYLNADRKQRYAHLQWEEELYQYARDSKYPPNSPDSLVRIVREYGKSSRFSKHLTIEQCEDHLDGGFPVVIHGYFTPSGHVVTLVGYGDGEFLVHDPYGEWYQTGYRADLPGAFQRHSYGLIRELCGPERLWAHLVSN from the coding sequence ATGAAGAAATTGGACGTACCCTGCTTTTCGCCAAGGCGGATAAATCCAGGGCTAACCTGTATTGCGATGTGCCTCGCCTACCTGAATGCCGATCGCAAGCAAAGATATGCCCATCTCCAATGGGAGGAAGAACTTTATCAGTATGCGAGGGATAGTAAGTATCCCCCCAATTCTCCAGATTCTCTGGTCAGAATAGTCCGAGAATATGGGAAGTCGTCCCGATTTTCAAAGCATCTAACAATTGAGCAGTGCGAGGATCACTTAGATGGCGGATTTCCGGTTGTCATACACGGTTATTTCACCCCATCAGGTCATGTTGTGACTCTCGTTGGCTATGGGGATGGGGAATTTTTAGTTCATGACCCTTACGGGGAATGGTACCAAACAGGATACCGAGCCGACTTACCAGGCGCTTTTCAGCGACACTCTTATGGTTTAATCCGGGAGCTTTGCGGCCCCGAAAGGCTTTGGGCTCATCTAGTTAGTAATTAA
- a CDS encoding TIGR03985 family CRISPR-associated protein, which produces MSSRFTYPPSPDILQWLAGGQLGNRLLRSLRLWVLLTQLYGERSPWAMDLPQPFGYPHLRDRLFAPTHGKSDLLTAEQLEYQCTDGRCICHRTVTELLLSAEQSPESWMPDVIHLSGLATEELEELVQQAPFTTVHRSIRDDLKQLAELGWLESVSRGKYQCISLEELPSLPGFKRAIAPQPDAALLPLSQVRELLPLLEDISFIQPNLEVLIQSLWEQVAADAKPAETLENRGQRRIFIHLDYILSPEVQEQVDTYQDQLEQLWRTSSSGVVQFDYELAQDGILRFTTYPVCLHYVRRAKYLSAWGETPSGEMGWHNYRLDRITSPKLTVLAWGDPQVPKLLREMRRQGDLPTSEEVEGELESGWGFNFYFPRKLLLLRFPRDFARRYVEGTVRHGTFEPVAYDSLGEFVRRQVQDEGDRKAALQVLANRSEADAYYRAWIREGDINVRMRLRSWRPNGEVILPLSLRHQMAQEATRELSFYRSIL; this is translated from the coding sequence ATGAGCAGTCGTTTTACTTATCCACCCAGTCCGGATATTTTGCAGTGGTTGGCGGGGGGCCAGCTTGGGAATCGGTTGTTGCGATCGCTGCGGTTGTGGGTCTTATTAACCCAACTGTATGGAGAGAGGTCCCCCTGGGCGATGGACTTACCCCAACCCTTTGGTTATCCCCACCTGCGCGATCGCCTGTTTGCTCCCACTCACGGCAAAAGTGACCTCTTGACCGCAGAACAGTTAGAATACCAATGCACCGATGGCCGCTGTATTTGTCACCGCACCGTCACCGAATTGCTGTTAAGCGCCGAACAGTCCCCGGAGTCTTGGATGCCGGATGTCATCCACTTGAGTGGGTTGGCAACGGAGGAACTAGAGGAACTGGTGCAACAAGCGCCGTTTACCACGGTGCACCGTTCGATTCGCGATGATTTGAAGCAACTGGCGGAACTCGGCTGGTTGGAATCTGTATCCCGAGGGAAATATCAATGTATCTCCCTGGAAGAATTGCCCAGTCTGCCTGGGTTCAAGCGGGCGATCGCCCCTCAACCTGATGCCGCATTGTTACCCCTATCCCAAGTCCGGGAATTGTTACCCTTACTGGAAGATATTTCCTTCATTCAGCCCAATTTAGAAGTGCTGATCCAATCCTTATGGGAACAAGTCGCCGCCGATGCAAAACCAGCAGAAACCCTCGAAAACCGAGGACAACGGCGGATTTTCATCCACCTGGATTACATCCTCTCCCCCGAAGTGCAAGAACAGGTTGACACCTATCAAGACCAACTGGAACAACTGTGGCGCACTTCCTCTTCCGGAGTGGTCCAGTTTGACTATGAGTTGGCCCAGGATGGAATCCTTCGATTTACCACTTATCCGGTTTGCTTACATTATGTGCGGAGGGCTAAGTATCTCAGCGCTTGGGGAGAAACCCCTTCCGGGGAGATGGGTTGGCACAATTATCGCTTAGACCGCATCACTTCCCCGAAACTCACGGTGTTAGCTTGGGGTGACCCCCAGGTGCCCAAGCTGTTGCGGGAGATGCGACGGCAGGGGGATTTACCCACTTCCGAGGAGGTGGAAGGGGAGTTAGAGTCGGGTTGGGGGTTTAATTTTTATTTCCCGCGTAAGTTGCTGTTGTTGCGCTTTCCTCGGGATTTTGCCCGTCGCTATGTGGAGGGGACGGTGCGTCATGGAACTTTTGAGCCGGTGGCGTATGACTCATTAGGGGAGTTCGTGAGGCGGCAGGTCCAGGATGAGGGCGATCGCAAGGCTGCCTTGCAAGTTTTAGCAAACCGAAGTGAGGCCGATGCCTATTATCGAGCCTGGATTCGCGAGGGGGATATTAATGTCCGAATGCGCTTACGGTCCTGGCGACCCAATGGGGAGGTGATTTTACCCCTGTCTCTGCGTCATCAGATGGCACAGGAGGCAACTCGTGAACTCTCTTTCTATCGTTCCATCCTGTAG
- the crn3 gene encoding CRISPR-associated ring nuclease Crn3/Csx3 — MKETGIHLEISQQKTPSGLRYQQLTIELTRGDRVIYPPELSSLELPNGIDTTQGVVINGRAPIWLYGYLIHELHPTAWVACNDPRLGAVVVATHSKTVKIGQVIPLEERGDGLHPALLIVGPPDSGKSVLAHALFQSLIESDPNIYLQRANWDGEGNYVLQLPQDAAPEVFKAANKGGLTPEFFPYHAQAILELRRNKNLTIVDVGGMVQPEKQPILEACTHYLIISSKPEAVEPWHEFCRDRGNLIPVAVIHSRLEPCETIHQEQPYLEITCGPWVSGGATRVPEMLMERVKGLLGTTAVS, encoded by the coding sequence ATGAAAGAAACCGGCATCCACCTGGAAATCAGTCAGCAGAAAACTCCCAGCGGGTTGAGATATCAACAACTCACCATAGAATTGACCCGAGGCGATCGCGTAATTTATCCGCCAGAACTCAGCAGCTTAGAGTTACCCAACGGCATCGACACCACCCAAGGCGTGGTCATTAACGGACGTGCTCCCATCTGGCTTTATGGTTACTTAATCCACGAACTACACCCCACTGCCTGGGTTGCCTGTAACGACCCCAGACTCGGTGCTGTTGTGGTTGCCACTCATTCTAAAACCGTCAAAATCGGTCAAGTGATTCCCTTAGAAGAACGGGGGGATGGGTTACATCCAGCCTTATTAATTGTTGGACCACCTGACAGTGGTAAAAGTGTTTTAGCTCATGCTTTATTTCAATCCCTAATCGAAAGTGACCCTAATATTTATCTGCAACGCGCCAACTGGGATGGCGAAGGGAATTATGTTTTACAACTACCCCAAGATGCTGCCCCGGAGGTATTTAAAGCGGCGAATAAGGGGGGATTAACTCCGGAGTTTTTTCCGTATCATGCTCAAGCTATTCTGGAACTGAGACGTAATAAAAATTTAACAATTGTGGATGTCGGCGGCATGGTACAACCAGAGAAGCAGCCGATATTAGAAGCCTGTACACATTATTTGATTATTAGTTCCAAACCCGAGGCAGTGGAACCGTGGCACGAATTTTGTCGCGATCGGGGAAATTTAATTCCGGTTGCCGTTATTCACAGCCGTTTAGAACCATGCGAAACTATTCATCAAGAGCAACCTTATTTAGAAATCACCTGCGGTCCCTGGGTATCGGGTGGGGCCACGAGAGTTCCGGAGATGTTGATGGAACGGGTTAAGGGGCTTTTGGGAACTACTGCTGTATCCTAG
- a CDS encoding recombinase family protein translates to MNVAGYSRVSTEEQAREGLSLEMQRSKIQQYCQLYDLRLVAECEDAGISAKSLDRPGLQYALGCLRDGSAEGLVVLKLDRLTRSVADLEKLLSEYFEDRYKLISLNEQIDTGTAGGKLMLRLIGVVSQWEREAIGERTAIALQHKKSQGQQLGSHGFGWRLRQGKRVPVEAEQAIIKKMQSMRRNGKSLQAIADWANETGVRSLRGGKWYPKSISNILEYS, encoded by the coding sequence ATGAACGTTGCAGGATATTCCCGCGTTTCAACTGAAGAACAAGCCCGTGAGGGACTCTCCCTAGAAATGCAGCGATCCAAAATCCAGCAATATTGCCAGCTTTATGATTTGCGGTTGGTCGCCGAATGCGAAGATGCGGGAATTTCTGCAAAATCACTCGATCGCCCCGGGCTGCAATATGCCCTCGGTTGCCTCCGTGATGGATCGGCAGAGGGTCTGGTAGTTTTAAAATTGGATCGCCTAACCCGCAGCGTCGCTGATTTAGAAAAGCTGTTGTCAGAATATTTTGAGGACCGCTATAAACTGATCAGTCTGAACGAGCAAATAGACACCGGGACCGCTGGGGGAAAATTAATGCTCCGGTTGATCGGGGTTGTCAGCCAGTGGGAGAGAGAGGCGATCGGGGAAAGGACTGCGATCGCGCTCCAACACAAAAAATCCCAAGGGCAACAGCTAGGGAGTCACGGGTTTGGCTGGAGGCTACGGCAGGGAAAGCGCGTGCCAGTGGAAGCGGAACAGGCGATAATTAAAAAAATGCAGTCGATGAGGAGGAACGGGAAAAGTTTACAGGCGATCGCTGATTGGGCGAATGAGACTGGAGTGCGATCGCTCCGAGGCGGAAAATGGTATCCAAAATCAATCTCGAACATTCTCGAATATTCTTAA